The following proteins are encoded in a genomic region of Thiomicrospira sp. R3:
- the recA gene encoding recombinase RecA — protein MDENKQKALAAALGQIEKQFGKGSIMRMGDSTASRDIEAISTGSLGLDIALGIGGLPKGRVVEIYGPESSGKTTLTLHAIAEAQKAGGVAAFIDAEHALDPSYAEKLGVDVDNLLVSQPDTGEQALEIADMLVRSGGVDIVVIDSVAALTPKAEIEGDMGDSHMGLQARLMSQALRKLTANIKRTNTLVIFINQIRMKIGVMFGSPETTTGGNALKFYASVRLDIRRIGAIKKGDEILGNETRVKVVKNKVAPPFKQVEFDILYGQGISREGEIVDLGVQQKLIDKAGAWYSYNGEKIGQGKDNARQFLRDNPQISIDLQKQLKELLMPKPGSKASSKAEFDLDEVAD, from the coding sequence ATGGACGAGAATAAACAAAAAGCGCTGGCAGCGGCACTGGGTCAGATTGAAAAGCAGTTTGGTAAAGGCTCGATAATGCGAATGGGCGACTCCACAGCTTCGCGGGATATTGAAGCTATTTCGACAGGTTCATTAGGATTGGATATTGCGCTTGGCATTGGTGGTTTACCAAAAGGCCGTGTGGTTGAAATTTATGGACCGGAGTCATCAGGCAAAACAACCCTGACCCTTCATGCGATCGCGGAAGCGCAAAAAGCAGGCGGTGTGGCCGCCTTTATTGATGCCGAACATGCGCTAGACCCCAGTTATGCTGAAAAGCTAGGTGTTGATGTCGATAATCTTTTAGTCTCCCAACCGGATACCGGTGAACAAGCGCTGGAAATTGCCGATATGTTAGTGCGTTCTGGTGGTGTTGATATCGTGGTGATTGATTCGGTAGCGGCCTTGACGCCGAAAGCGGAGATTGAAGGCGATATGGGTGATTCACACATGGGGCTTCAAGCTCGCTTGATGTCTCAAGCTTTGCGTAAACTAACCGCCAATATCAAACGTACAAACACGCTTGTTATTTTCATCAACCAAATTCGTATGAAAATTGGTGTGATGTTTGGTAGCCCTGAAACCACGACCGGTGGAAATGCCTTGAAATTTTATGCCTCGGTGCGTTTGGATATACGTCGAATTGGCGCAATCAAAAAAGGCGATGAAATTTTGGGTAACGAAACCCGCGTTAAGGTGGTGAAAAACAAGGTTGCGCCGCCATTTAAACAAGTCGAGTTTGATATTTTATATGGTCAAGGTATTTCGCGAGAGGGCGAGATTGTTGATTTAGGCGTGCAGCAGAAGTTAATTGATAAGGCCGGTGCTTGGTATAGCTATAATGGCGAAAAAATTGGCCAGGGTAAGGATAATGCACGTCAATTCTTGCGTGACAATCCACAAATTTCAATTGACTTGCAAAAACAACTCAAAGAATTGCTAATGCCAAAACCAGGTAGCAAAGCCTCGTCAAAAGCGGAGTTTGATTTGGATGAAGTGGCTGATTAG
- a CDS encoding regulatory protein RecX — protein sequence MIEQDDPQRLFKALVNRAQYLLAMREHGAKELKRKLEQKFPEALTQPGLVEKAVEFCQQQNWQSDARFIESYVRQAIEKGQGGLKIRQALMQASDDTVLIAEALGLGDDVWVEVARALLDKKYGETTKPAEPKERARRLRFLQSRGFSASQCYKAFC from the coding sequence ATGATTGAACAGGATGATCCCCAGCGCTTATTTAAAGCGCTGGTCAATCGGGCGCAATATCTGTTAGCAATGCGTGAGCATGGTGCAAAAGAGTTAAAAAGAAAGTTAGAGCAAAAGTTTCCCGAAGCCCTAACACAACCAGGCCTGGTTGAAAAAGCGGTTGAATTTTGTCAACAACAAAATTGGCAGTCTGATGCGCGTTTCATCGAGTCCTATGTGCGCCAAGCGATTGAAAAAGGTCAGGGTGGTTTGAAAATACGCCAAGCCTTAATGCAGGCTTCTGATGATACGGTGCTGATTGCAGAAGCCTTGGGGTTGGGTGATGATGTTTGGGTCGAAGTGGCACGGGCGCTTCTGGATAAAAAATACGGTGAAACGACCAAGCCTGCCGAACCTAAAGAACGGGCGCGGCGTTTACGATTTTTACAAAGTCGAGGCTTTAGTGCCTCGCAATGCTATAAAGCATTTTGTTGA
- the alaS gene encoding alanine--tRNA ligase, which translates to MTSAELRQAFIDFFAEKNHTPVHSSPVIPAEDPTLLFTNAGMVQFKDTFLGLEQRDYHRAVSVQRCIRAGGKHNDLENVGYTARHHTFFEMLGNFSFGDYFKREAIGFAWEFLTQRLGLPQDKLWVTVFEEDDEAADIWLKELGVSAQRFSRCGAKDNFWSMGDTGPCGPCTEIFYDHGADVAGGPPGSADEDGDRYIEIWNLVFMQFDRSADGTLTPLPKPSVDTGMGLERLAAVLQGVHNNYDIDLFQSLVKAASDATGEKNLSNSSLRVIADHIRSCAFTIVDGVLPSNEGRGYVLRRIIRRAIRHGYKLGQKGVFFHKLVAPLVAEMGEAYPELKAKQADVERALLLEETRFAETLENGMGLLEEVIAGLTSQEIPGEAVFKLYDTYGFPLDLTADIARERDLKLDEVGFERAMEAQRERARAASNFGSQGQARVNFEGTTSFIGYDQDSASVTVLAIYQDGQAVARLEEGQPGLVILDKTPFYAESGGQVGDSGSLTEGMHSFHVNDVQKQGGLFLHFGEMTAGHLTVGQTVEARIDIQARRASEQNHSATHLLHAALRQVLGAHVAQKGSLVAADRLRFDFAHFEPISADQLRQIEQLVNHNIMLNLPVGSQQMDIDSAKQMGAMALFGEKYGDVVRVVDMGEFSIELCGGTHVKSTGNIGPFRILSEGGVASGVRRIEAITGEGAWQTIYQLESVISAIASNIKADKAHVVDKVIQLVASQKELEKQLQQLQSKLAANQGEEILQQVKQVNGVNLLAAEMSGADGNLLRETLDKLKDKLEPAVIILAAVDGEKVSLVAGVSKSATNRFKAGELVNHVAQQVGGKGGGRPDMAMAGGKEPQHLAAALASVQAWVESK; encoded by the coding sequence ATGACCAGTGCAGAACTAAGACAGGCGTTTATCGATTTTTTCGCTGAAAAAAACCATACGCCGGTACATTCCAGCCCAGTAATTCCGGCTGAAGACCCTACTCTTTTGTTTACTAATGCCGGAATGGTGCAATTTAAGGATACCTTTTTGGGTCTTGAGCAACGTGACTATCATCGCGCGGTGAGTGTGCAGCGCTGTATTCGTGCGGGTGGTAAACACAATGACTTGGAAAACGTTGGTTATACCGCACGTCACCATACCTTCTTTGAGATGTTGGGGAACTTTAGTTTTGGTGATTACTTTAAGCGTGAAGCGATTGGGTTTGCTTGGGAATTTCTAACCCAGCGTCTCGGTCTGCCGCAAGATAAATTATGGGTCACCGTCTTTGAGGAAGATGATGAAGCTGCGGATATCTGGTTAAAAGAGTTGGGTGTCAGTGCGCAGCGTTTTTCACGTTGCGGTGCTAAGGATAATTTCTGGTCAATGGGCGATACCGGGCCTTGTGGGCCGTGTACTGAAATTTTCTATGATCATGGTGCGGATGTGGCGGGCGGTCCGCCCGGTTCAGCGGATGAAGATGGCGATCGTTATATCGAAATTTGGAATCTGGTCTTTATGCAATTTGACCGTTCTGCCGATGGCACGCTAACGCCTTTACCAAAACCTTCAGTAGATACCGGTATGGGCCTAGAGCGTTTAGCCGCGGTATTGCAGGGCGTGCACAATAACTATGATATTGACCTGTTCCAAAGCTTGGTTAAAGCCGCATCAGATGCGACAGGCGAAAAAAATCTATCAAATAGTTCATTGCGTGTTATTGCAGACCATATTCGTTCTTGCGCCTTCACGATAGTCGATGGCGTTTTGCCTTCCAATGAAGGCCGTGGCTATGTCTTGCGTCGTATTATTCGACGTGCGATTCGCCATGGCTATAAACTGGGTCAGAAGGGTGTGTTTTTCCATAAATTGGTTGCCCCCTTGGTGGCTGAAATGGGCGAGGCTTATCCAGAGCTTAAAGCCAAGCAAGCTGATGTGGAACGTGCTTTATTGTTAGAAGAAACCCGTTTTGCTGAAACCTTAGAAAATGGTATGGGGCTGCTTGAAGAGGTAATTGCAGGATTAACGAGCCAAGAAATTCCCGGTGAAGCGGTGTTTAAGCTCTACGACACCTACGGTTTTCCGCTGGATTTAACCGCCGATATTGCGCGAGAGCGTGATTTAAAACTAGACGAGGTTGGGTTTGAGCGTGCGATGGAAGCACAGCGTGAACGTGCTCGTGCCGCCAGTAACTTTGGTTCGCAGGGACAGGCACGGGTTAATTTTGAGGGTACGACCTCGTTTATTGGCTATGACCAAGACAGTGCTTCAGTGACGGTATTGGCGATCTATCAAGACGGCCAAGCGGTTGCACGTTTAGAAGAAGGTCAACCAGGCCTGGTCATTCTTGATAAAACGCCTTTTTACGCCGAATCGGGCGGTCAGGTCGGCGATAGCGGCTCATTGACAGAAGGCATGCACAGCTTCCATGTTAACGATGTACAAAAGCAAGGCGGTTTGTTTTTGCATTTTGGCGAAATGACAGCAGGCCATTTGACAGTAGGACAAACCGTTGAAGCAAGAATTGATATTCAAGCACGGCGTGCATCAGAACAAAATCACTCCGCTACACACCTGTTACACGCGGCCTTACGTCAAGTGTTAGGGGCGCATGTCGCTCAAAAAGGTTCGTTAGTCGCGGCGGATCGTCTGCGTTTTGACTTTGCCCATTTTGAACCCATCAGTGCCGACCAATTGCGTCAAATCGAGCAACTAGTTAACCATAATATTATGCTCAACCTACCCGTGGGTTCTCAGCAAATGGATATCGACTCAGCCAAGCAAATGGGTGCGATGGCGCTGTTTGGTGAAAAATATGGCGACGTGGTGCGTGTTGTTGATATGGGTGAGTTCTCGATTGAGCTGTGTGGTGGAACGCATGTTAAGTCAACTGGCAATATTGGGCCATTCCGTATTCTATCTGAAGGGGGCGTGGCTTCGGGTGTACGACGTATTGAAGCGATTACCGGCGAAGGCGCTTGGCAAACCATTTATCAGCTTGAATCGGTCATAAGTGCTATCGCCTCAAACATCAAAGCGGATAAAGCGCATGTTGTTGACAAGGTGATCCAATTAGTTGCTAGTCAAAAAGAGCTGGAAAAACAGCTGCAGCAGTTGCAATCTAAGCTAGCGGCGAATCAAGGTGAAGAAATTCTGCAGCAAGTCAAGCAGGTTAATGGTGTCAACCTATTGGCGGCTGAAATGAGTGGAGCGGATGGTAATTTGTTACGTGAAACCCTAGACAAATTAAAAGATAAGCTAGAGCCGGCTGTTATTATTTTGGCTGCAGTTGATGGCGAAAAAGTTAGCCTAGTAGCGGGTGTCAGTAAATCGGCAACCAACCGTTTTAAAGCGGGTGAGTTGGTTAATCATGTCGCCCAGCAAGTGGGCGGTAAAGGCGGCGGTCGTCCTGATATGGCGATGGCTGGCGGTAAAGAACCTCAACATCTTGCAGCGGCGCTGGCGTCGGTGCAGGCATGGGTGGAATCCAAGTAA
- a CDS encoding aspartate kinase has protein sequence MALIVQKYGGTSVGSLERIQNVAKKVSKFVDEGHQVVVVLSAMSGETNRLTEMAKTMQARPSKREMDMLLTTGEQVTIALLSMALQEKGYGAISYTGWQIPIQTDEVHTKARIDSINADKIHDQLNQGKVVVVAGFQGVTANGDISTLGRGGSDTTAVAIAAALKADECQIYTDVDGVYTTDPRLVPEARRLDTITFDEMLELASLGTKVLQIRAVEFASKYKVPLRVLSSLTEGGGTLITSEDNNMEKPLISGIAFNRDESKLQIRGVPDKPGIAFAILGPIAEANIEIDMIIQNQGQDGTTDFTFTVPRGDRAHAHEVLEGIAQELGAREVIFDDSIAKVSLVGVGMRSHVGIASRMFKVLADQNINIQMIATTEIKISVVIKESELESAVQSLHSKFELDKV, from the coding sequence ATGGCTTTAATTGTCCAAAAATACGGTGGCACCTCGGTTGGCTCATTGGAACGTATCCAAAATGTAGCTAAAAAAGTGTCAAAATTTGTTGATGAGGGTCATCAGGTCGTGGTTGTTTTGTCGGCTATGTCAGGCGAAACCAACCGTTTAACGGAAATGGCGAAAACCATGCAAGCGCGGCCTTCAAAGCGTGAAATGGATATGCTGCTCACGACAGGTGAGCAGGTTACGATCGCCTTGCTCAGCATGGCGTTGCAAGAAAAGGGCTATGGCGCGATTTCTTATACCGGCTGGCAAATTCCAATCCAAACGGATGAGGTGCATACCAAAGCACGTATAGATAGCATTAATGCGGACAAGATTCATGACCAGCTCAACCAGGGTAAAGTGGTCGTTGTGGCTGGATTTCAAGGTGTAACGGCTAATGGTGATATTTCCACTTTAGGGCGTGGCGGTTCAGATACCACTGCCGTGGCTATAGCCGCAGCCCTTAAAGCCGATGAGTGTCAAATTTACACCGATGTAGATGGTGTGTACACCACCGATCCGCGTTTAGTGCCTGAGGCACGTCGTTTAGATACGATAACCTTTGATGAAATGCTAGAACTGGCAAGCTTAGGCACGAAAGTATTACAGATACGTGCGGTTGAGTTTGCTAGTAAATATAAAGTTCCGTTGCGCGTTTTATCCTCGCTAACCGAAGGCGGCGGCACACTAATCACTTCTGAGGACAACAACATGGAAAAACCACTGATTTCAGGGATTGCGTTTAATCGCGATGAATCAAAATTACAAATTCGCGGTGTGCCCGATAAGCCAGGTATTGCGTTTGCTATACTAGGCCCCATCGCGGAAGCTAATATCGAAATTGATATGATTATCCAAAACCAAGGTCAAGATGGCACGACTGACTTTACCTTTACGGTTCCGCGTGGTGATCGTGCCCATGCGCATGAGGTTTTAGAAGGCATTGCGCAAGAGTTAGGCGCACGAGAAGTTATTTTTGATGACAGTATCGCTAAGGTTTCGCTAGTGGGTGTGGGGATGCGTTCACATGTTGGTATCGCTAGCCGGATGTTTAAAGTCTTAGCAGACCAAAACATCAATATTCAAATGATTGCGACCACTGAAATTAAAATTTCTGTTGTGATCAAAGAATCTGAACTTGAGTCAGCGGTACAAAGCTTACATTCAAAATTTGAGTTAGATAAAGTTTAA
- a CDS encoding integrase core domain-containing protein, translated as MMMTQPLAPYVSQRAAADALALCRNTVRRQMKAHCYLDLLGELAITASHSRPRVSNDNPMSEAQFKTLKYQLDYPRRFDGYDHAMRWCQDYVSWYNHQHHHSSLAGFRPYQVFSGEYQDIAHVRQQALDEAFAKHPQRFSQGRPLVKLPPAEVCINPIPEEADQSTIETGVNFPTLPRVKQKAI; from the coding sequence ATGATGATGACACAGCCCTTAGCGCCTTATGTGTCACAACGTGCGGCGGCCGATGCCTTGGCGCTGTGTCGCAATACGGTGCGCCGCCAAATGAAGGCGCATTGTTATCTTGATCTACTGGGTGAGTTGGCGATTACCGCCTCTCACAGTCGTCCCAGAGTGAGTAATGACAACCCGATGAGCGAGGCGCAGTTTAAAACGCTGAAGTATCAGCTGGACTATCCGCGCCGCTTCGATGGTTATGACCATGCCATGCGCTGGTGCCAAGACTATGTGAGTTGGTATAACCATCAACATCACCACAGCAGTCTGGCAGGCTTTAGGCCTTATCAAGTGTTTAGCGGTGAGTATCAGGACATCGCCCACGTACGCCAACAGGCGTTAGATGAAGCGTTTGCAAAACATCCGCAACGCTTTAGCCAAGGTCGTCCCTTGGTCAAATTACCGCCAGCGGAGGTCTGTATTAACCCGATACCCGAGGAGGCTGATCAGAGCACCATTGAAACGGGTGTGAACTTCCCGACCCTGCCAAGGGTGAAGCAAAAAGCAATTTAA
- a CDS encoding AAA family ATPase: MDSLPDTSLVSKAFERGIGSGGQGYNTRRPFEIAFLIEFAIAWKKLTPAEQQEIAADPWRFQALVEGIDDAESKQLRHMLLHLLFPDSFERIASGNHKRRVIAAFSGLITDESDNEDQNLLAIRRALEALLPNRDLDFYGAPLEAAWYDNSEGGPAEGAPLEVIQHKKQIVLFGPPGTGKTFRAKRLAERVIRSAALSKMGPARYFQSQTDIEAAIKNNVHRLQLHPSYSYEDFVRGLHISDTGATEYRAGYLPRLIEDIERQPREDRLPHVLILDEMNRTDLSRMLGECFSLLEDRNQTIELPARNGNGETLKLRIPDDLFVIGTMNLIDQSIEQIDFALRRRFLWLLCPFDVDALLGAAEAKWNDLKCGLAWDRVEADFRRLAGAATALNREIHDSPLLGSQYEIGHTYLLDVVVFLRNFLGPRPTRKQNYLWNKKGDALDPVTQVWNLSLRPLLEQYLAGLDANSRNAELERLAKVLLKPTVVE, translated from the coding sequence GTGGACAGTCTCCCCGACACCAGCCTTGTGTCCAAGGCATTTGAGCGCGGCATCGGCAGTGGCGGTCAGGGCTACAACACCCGTCGCCCATTCGAAATAGCGTTCCTTATCGAGTTCGCAATTGCCTGGAAGAAGCTCACCCCCGCCGAGCAGCAAGAAATAGCGGCTGATCCGTGGCGCTTCCAAGCGCTTGTCGAAGGCATCGATGATGCAGAGTCAAAGCAACTCCGGCACATGTTGCTCCACCTGCTGTTCCCTGACTCCTTCGAGCGCATCGCGAGTGGAAACCATAAGCGCAGAGTCATCGCGGCGTTCTCCGGCCTGATCACAGATGAGTCGGACAATGAAGACCAGAACCTCTTGGCAATCCGGCGCGCCCTCGAGGCTTTGCTACCGAATCGCGATCTGGACTTTTATGGGGCACCGCTGGAAGCAGCGTGGTACGACAACAGCGAGGGTGGCCCAGCGGAGGGTGCGCCGCTCGAGGTCATTCAGCACAAGAAGCAAATCGTGCTGTTTGGGCCACCGGGAACAGGAAAGACGTTTCGCGCCAAGCGGCTGGCTGAAAGGGTCATCCGTTCAGCGGCGCTATCAAAAATGGGGCCTGCGCGATACTTTCAGTCGCAGACAGACATCGAGGCGGCCATCAAGAACAACGTACACCGTTTGCAGCTTCACCCCTCCTACAGCTACGAGGACTTCGTGCGCGGCCTGCACATCTCGGACACCGGCGCAACAGAATACCGTGCTGGTTACCTGCCCCGGTTGATCGAGGACATCGAGAGGCAGCCCAGAGAAGATCGCTTGCCGCACGTACTGATCCTTGACGAGATGAACCGTACCGACTTGAGCCGGATGCTGGGCGAGTGCTTCTCGTTGTTGGAGGATCGAAACCAGACTATCGAATTGCCAGCGCGCAACGGGAACGGGGAAACCCTCAAGTTGCGGATTCCAGATGATCTATTTGTGATTGGAACGATGAATCTGATCGACCAGTCCATTGAACAGATCGACTTTGCGCTGCGTCGCCGTTTCCTGTGGCTGTTGTGTCCTTTTGATGTCGATGCGCTACTGGGTGCGGCCGAAGCAAAGTGGAATGACCTCAAATGCGGCCTTGCTTGGGATCGAGTTGAGGCTGATTTTCGGCGTCTGGCAGGAGCTGCTACAGCCTTGAATCGCGAGATCCACGACAGTCCCCTGTTGGGTTCGCAGTATGAAATCGGACACACTTACCTACTCGATGTGGTCGTGTTCCTCCGGAACTTCCTTGGCCCGCGTCCGACACGCAAGCAGAACTACCTGTGGAACAAGAAAGGCGATGCGCTTGATCCGGTCACACAGGTCTGGAATCTGTCCCTGCGTCCGCTCTTGGAGCAGTACCTGGCCGGACTCGATGCCAACTCGCGCAACGCTGAACTGGAAAGGCTGGCCAAGGTGCTTCTCAAGCCTACGGTGGTTGAGTGA
- a CDS encoding IS5 family transposase: MKTKRTALKTDLFAQEHHQAKLNHLGDPLQVIAQHIDFDALAQSIASYIDYGDQSKGGRPPYPLDVMVRILVLKHLYNHSDEQMEYQLLDRMSYKRFCGLVDALTIPDRTTIWTFENRLGQAGANQLFQALDSQLNQQGYIARGGQIIDASLIPAPKQKLTKKEKALIKQNAIPADWSPAKRRQKDLDATWTKKHGQSTFGYKLTVNIDNQHKLIRAIHPDTAAPHDTNHFDKVLCANTSQDIYADSGYTGQQREAELKQKQHRVHMGGKCIRTIGQARANFKMAMMALCHNIKRLAWLESQPCKAA; encoded by the coding sequence GTGAAAACCAAACGCACCGCCTTAAAAACTGACTTGTTTGCTCAAGAACATCACCAAGCAAAACTTAACCATCTTGGCGATCCGTTGCAAGTCATTGCCCAGCATATCGATTTCGATGCCTTAGCCCAGTCGATAGCCTCTTATATTGACTATGGCGACCAATCTAAAGGTGGCCGTCCTCCTTATCCACTGGACGTCATGGTGCGCATACTGGTGCTCAAGCACCTCTACAACCATTCCGATGAACAAATGGAATATCAACTGCTTGATCGAATGAGTTACAAGCGGTTTTGTGGGTTAGTGGATGCCCTGACTATCCCGGATCGCACCACTATTTGGACGTTTGAAAACCGTCTTGGTCAGGCCGGTGCTAACCAGCTGTTTCAAGCGCTCGATAGCCAACTCAATCAACAAGGCTATATTGCGCGCGGTGGGCAAATCATTGATGCCAGCTTAATTCCAGCCCCCAAACAAAAACTCACTAAAAAAGAAAAAGCACTCATCAAACAAAACGCCATACCCGCCGACTGGTCGCCAGCTAAACGTCGACAAAAAGACCTCGATGCAACCTGGACCAAAAAGCATGGTCAAAGCACCTTTGGCTACAAGCTCACCGTGAACATCGACAACCAACACAAACTGATTCGAGCAATTCACCCGGATACGGCCGCACCGCATGACACCAACCACTTTGACAAGGTGCTGTGCGCCAATACCAGTCAAGACATCTATGCCGACAGCGGCTACACCGGGCAGCAACGTGAAGCGGAACTCAAACAAAAACAACACCGAGTCCACATGGGCGGTAAATGCATCCGCACCATTGGCCAGGCACGCGCCAACTTCAAAATGGCCATGATGGCGTTATGCCACAATATTAAACGCCTGGCATGGCTAGAAAGCCAGCCGTGCAAGGCCGCCTGA
- a CDS encoding integrase core domain-containing protein gives MKNTTTILTNTGDLYSRYGVSWEVHAAETGHNATELMNQAVIKQKLVNAPKPVLHSDNGSIMKSMTLKAKLESLGIQQSFSRPRVSNDNAYIESFFRTLKYVPNWPTKGFSDIEHARRWVQSFMGWYNEQHLHSRLKFVTPGQRYRGEDKQILTKRAQVYEQAKAKNPARWRSKVRDWTPIGAVALNPDNLERVNG, from the coding sequence ATGAAAAACACGACAACTATCTTGACGAACACCGGTGACCTCTATAGTCGCTACGGTGTAAGTTGGGAAGTGCATGCCGCCGAGACGGGTCACAACGCGACTGAGCTGATGAATCAAGCGGTTATAAAACAGAAATTAGTTAACGCACCCAAGCCGGTATTGCACAGTGACAATGGCAGTATCATGAAAAGCATGACGCTCAAGGCCAAGCTTGAATCACTGGGGATTCAACAATCGTTTAGCCGTCCTCGGGTTAGCAATGACAACGCCTATATTGAATCGTTCTTTAGAACACTCAAATACGTGCCTAATTGGCCTACAAAGGGGTTTAGTGATATTGAGCATGCACGTCGTTGGGTACAAAGCTTTATGGGCTGGTACAACGAGCAGCACCTGCACAGTCGGCTCAAGTTTGTGACGCCAGGGCAGCGTTATCGGGGTGAGGATAAACAGATACTTACCAAGCGAGCGCAGGTTTATGAACAAGCAAAGGCAAAAAACCCAGCACGCTGGCGATCTAAGGTGCGCGACTGGACACCGATAGGCGCTGTGGCGTTAAACCCGGATAATCTTGAACGGGTGAATGGATAA
- a CDS encoding type II toxin-antitoxin system RelE/ParE family toxin: MSLVETVLQAPNFKKAAKKLHKNQKADLDQAVSFLVEQPLSGEQKKGDLAYLRVYKFKMVNQETLLGYSYEENQLILGLLALGSHGNFYRDLKS; encoded by the coding sequence ATGAGTTTGGTTGAAACCGTATTACAGGCACCAAACTTCAAAAAAGCCGCTAAGAAGTTGCATAAGAATCAAAAAGCGGATCTCGATCAAGCTGTCAGTTTTCTGGTTGAACAACCCTTAAGCGGCGAGCAGAAAAAAGGTGATCTTGCATATCTACGTGTTTATAAGTTCAAGATGGTAAATCAAGAAACGCTTCTCGGGTATAGCTATGAAGAAAACCAACTTATCCTTGGGCTATTAGCACTCGGAAGTCATGGAAACTTTTACCGAGATTTAAAAAGCTAG